A window of the Tenebrio molitor chromosome 1, icTenMoli1.1, whole genome shotgun sequence genome harbors these coding sequences:
- the LOC138131981 gene encoding dopaminechrome tautomerase-like has product MSCQSSYYIITMLLRLFYVMLTYFPVLLRASSDNKGKFGVVFEWDYINYTWPSAETMSTSGYVPGEDVIAGIKIYKDVIYLALPRIKRSSRVTLAAIPIDANKENPLLSPYPNWEMNSGSTCDAIQNVLSMEIDKDGIMWVLDARRVDNNTDCPPKIVLLDLNDDGKIINNFAVPDALCPHDAGCFLNDIVVDGDHAYISDTTSSDPGIFVYNRRTNEAWKARDETMFGDLEAVNFTAQGVENSQVSNVNGIALCCGGPERDFFFMPQTSLHIYSVSNSILKDRSIATGSNLHNFITDKGTKQGQSGGMMCDTDGNIYYGILPLDAVGKWNVKKPLKTADVVEQNHEIIKWPDSFSIYKNHLYLITNSISKFSKYGVDTSEINFRILKLETNSQSYIHCQDKIIS; this is encoded by the coding sequence ATGTCTTGTCAGAGTAGCTATTATATTATAACCATGCTCTTGCGTCTGTTTTATGTGATGTTAACTTATTTCCCGGTATTATTGCGGGCAAGTAGCGACAATAAAGGCAAGTTTGGAGTTGTTTTCGAATGGGATTATATCAACTACACTTGGCCGTCTGCAGAAACAATGTCCACATCTGGATACGTCCCTGGAGAAGACGTGATCGCcggtattaaaatttataaagacgTCATTTACTTAGCTCTTCCGAGAATAAAACGAAGTTCAAGAGTAACTTTAGCCGCCATCCCTATCGAcgcaaataaagaaaatccACTTCTGTCACCGTATCCCAACTGGGAAATGAATTCGGGATCAACTTGTGATGCCATTCAGAATGTCTTGAGCATGGAAATTGATAAGGACGGCATTATGTGGGTTTTAGATGCTCGAAGAGTCGACAATAATACCGATTGTCCGCCGAAAATCGTTTTATTAGACCTGAACGACGACGGAAAAATCATCAACAACTTCGCGGTGCCGGACGCGCTGTGCCCCCACGACGCCGGCTGCTTCCTCAACGACATCGTCGTCGACGGCGATCACGCCTACATCTCGGACACGACCTCGTCGGACCCCGGGATCTTCGTCTACAACAGAAGGACCAACGAGGCCTGGAAGGCCCGGGACGAAACCATGTTCGGCGACCTCGAAGCTGTTAACTTCACAGCGCAAGGTGTGGAGAACTCGCAGGTGTCGAACGTTAACGGGATCGCGTTGTGCTGCGGAGGACCAGagagggatttcttttttatgcCGCAGACGTCGTTGCACATTTACTCTGTAAGTAATTCGATTTTGAAAGATCGATCAATCGCAACTGGCAGCaatttgcataattttattaccgACAAAGGGACGAAACAGGGACAATCAGGAGGGATGATGTGTGACACCGACGGTAATATTTACTACGGAATTCTGCCATTAGATGCTGTGGGCAAGTGGAACGTCAAAAAGCCGTTAAAGACAGCAGATGTTGTTGAGCAAAATCACGAAATAATTAAGTGGCCGGATAGCTTCTCCATCTACAAGAACCATTTGTATCTGATTACGAACAGCATATCCAAGTTTTCTAAATATGGAGTCGACACtagtgaaattaattttagaatTCTAAAGCTCGAAACTAATAGTCAGAGCTATATCCATTGtcaagataaaattatttcataa